The following coding sequences are from one Spea bombifrons isolate aSpeBom1 chromosome 13, aSpeBom1.2.pri, whole genome shotgun sequence window:
- the ZNF652 gene encoding zinc finger protein 652, whose protein sequence is MLRPSNLQPDPMGQAANSCQKMLDARPPDVSGMGLEDPCRVNIPPTFYHSANQEIDLSNKTFKRESGDPYSVLMDTKIGKPHLLESEQQTYFRDSKPSNEIRAVKGERQNSGESEDEDDDDDEEDEDEDDEDDGNYKREQIIVEVNLNNQTLNVSKGDKGVPKESSHMKTSSDEEGGDSGDDEQDSHDDDENESLTMDNQANMEHPNQEPKTEASAMLAGDGTAPANANNEQGKSAEAPKRKKKTPKEPKSPNDKGKGDEKETLTCDKCPRVFNTRWYLEKHMNVTHRRMQICDKCGKKFVLESELSLHLQTDCEKNIQCITCNKTFKKLWSLHEHIKIVHGYAEKKFSCEICEKKFYTMAHVRKHLVAHTKDMPFTCETCGKSFKRSMSLKVHSLQHSGEKPFRCENCDERFQYKYQLRSHMSIHIGHKQFMCQWCGKDFNMKQYFDEHMKTHTGEKPFICEICGKSFTSRPNMKRHRRTHTGEKPYPCDVCGMRFRFSNMLKAHKEKCFRVTSPVGVPPSLQITLSNPSQGVNSLPPTHVPPSSPTPPLNLNALSSLPPRPIPHPFSHLHLHPHSHPHHLAVPPVPHLPPPPALFKSEALNHRGQNDDSFLRHLAEKASASQHH, encoded by the exons ATGCTGCGGCCCTCAAATCTCCAGCCTGACCCGATGGGGCAGGCAGCCAATTCCTGCCAAAAAATGTTGGACGCTCGCCCGCCAGACGTTTCAGGAATGGGACTTGAAGACCCGTGCCGGGTCAATATTCCGCCTACGTTTTACCACAGTGCAAACCAAGAGATTGACTTATCGAACAAGACGTTCAAGCGAGAGTCTGGCGATCCGTACTCCGTGCTAATGGACACTAAGATAGGAAAACCGCATCTCCTTGAATCGGAGCAGCAAACGTATTTTCGGGACAGCAAGCCAAGCAATGAAATCCGGGCAGTAAAAGGTGAAAGGCAGAACTCTGGAGAGTCTGAGGATGAAGATGACGATGATGACGAGGAAGATGAGGATGAAGATGATGAGGATGATGGTAATTACAAGAGGGAACAGATAATTGTAGAAGTGAACCTTAACAACCAAACCTTGAACGTCTCCAAGGGGGATAAAGGTGTGCCCAAAGAGTCTTCTCATATGAAGACCAGCAGCGATGAGGAAGGAGGAGATTCCGGAGATGATGAACAAGACAGCCACGACGATGACGAGAATGAGTCTCTCACAATGGATAATCAGGCCAATATGGAGCATCCAAACCAGGAGCCAAAAACCGAAGCTTCGGCGATGTTAGCTGGGGATGGAACCGCGCCTGCCAACGCGAATAACGAACAAGGCAAGAGTGCGGAGGCTccaaagaggaagaagaagactcCTAAAGAACCCAAGTCTCCCAACGATAAGGGCAAGGGTGATGAGAAGGAGACGCTCACCTGCGATAAGTGTCCTCGGGTCTTCAACACGCGCTGGTATCTGGAGAAGCATATGAACGTCACGCATCGAAGGATGCAAATCTGCGACAAGTGTGGCAAGAAATTTGTGCTGGAGAGCGAGTTGTCCCTTCATCTGCAGACTGACTGTGAGAAGAACATACAG TGCATTACGTGCAACAAGACGTTTAAGAAACTCTGGTCCCTTCATGAGCACATCAAGATTGTTCATGGCTACGCCGAGAAGAAATTCTCATGTGAAATCTGCGAGAAGAAATTCTACACGATGGCGCATGTCCGCAAGCATCTGGTTG CTCACACGAAAGACATGCCCTTCACGTGTGAAACATGCGGGAAATCCTTTAAGAGGAGCATGTCCCTGAAGGTCCACTCCCTGCAGCATTCTGGAGAAAAGCCGTTCCGATGCGAG AACTGCGATGAACGGTTTCAGTATAAGTATCAGCTGCGCTCGCACATGAGCATTCACATCGGGCACAAGCAGTTTATGTGCCAGTGGTGCGGCAAGGACTTCAACATGAAGCAGTACTTTGACGAGCACATGAAAACACACACTG GAGAGAAACCCTTCATCTGTGAAATATGCGGGAAGAGCTTCACCAGCCGCCCCAACATGAAGCGTCATCGTCGGACCCATACGGGCGAGAAGCCTTATCCTTGCGATGTGTGTGGCATGCGCTTCCGCTTCTCAAACATGTTAAAGGCGCACAAAGAGAAGTGCTTCCGGGTCACCAGCCCCGTGGGTGTCCCTCCTTCCTTGCAGATCACGCTCTCCAATCCCTCACAAGGTGTCAACAGCCTCCCACCAACTCATGTCCCACCAAGCAGTCCTACACCTCCACTGAACCTCAATGCCCTAAGCTCTCTGCCACCTCGTCCCATTCCACATCCATTCTCTCACCTGCACCTGCATCCGCACTCCCACCCGCACCACCTGGCAGTACCTCCCGTCCCCCACCTGCCACCACCTCCCGCGCTCTTCAAGAGCGAGGCTCTGAACCACCGGGGACAGAATGACGACAGTTTTCTTCGACACTTGGCTGAAAAGGCCAGCGCCAGCCAGCATCATTAA